Proteins co-encoded in one Ornithorhynchus anatinus isolate Pmale09 chromosome 14, mOrnAna1.pri.v4, whole genome shotgun sequence genomic window:
- the GMFB gene encoding glia maturation factor beta isoform X1 has translation MSESLVVCDVADDLVEKLRKFRFRKETNNAAIIMKIDKEKRLVVVDEEHQGISPDELKDELPERQPRFIVYSYKYQHDDGRVSYPLCFIFSSPVGCKPEQQMMYAGSKNKLVQTAELTKVFEIRNTEDLTEEWLREKLGFFH, from the exons agCGAGTCCCTGGTGGTCTGTGATGTTGCCGACGATCTAGTGGAGAAACTGAGAAAGTTCCGTTTCCGCAAAGAGACGAACAACGCCGCCATTATAA TGAAGATCGACAAAGAGAAAAGGCTGGTGGTGGTGGATGAAGAGCATCAG GGAATTTCGCCTGATGAACTCAAAGACGAGCTACCCGAGCGACAGCCTCG CTTCATTGTATATAGCTATAAATATCAACACGACGATGGAAGAGTTTCATATCCCTTGTGCTTTATTTTCTCCAGTCCTGTCG GATGTAAGCCGGAGCAACAGATGATGTACGCTGGAAGCAAGAATAAACTGGTTCAGACAGCTGAACTTACAAAG GTATTTGAAATCCGAAATACCGAAGACTTAACTGAAGAATGGTTACGGGAGaaactgggctttttccactaa
- the GMFB gene encoding glia maturation factor beta isoform X2, translating into MKIDKEKRLVVVDEEHQGISPDELKDELPERQPRFIVYSYKYQHDDGRVSYPLCFIFSSPVGCKPEQQMMYAGSKNKLVQTAELTKVFEIRNTEDLTEEWLREKLGFFH; encoded by the exons A TGAAGATCGACAAAGAGAAAAGGCTGGTGGTGGTGGATGAAGAGCATCAG GGAATTTCGCCTGATGAACTCAAAGACGAGCTACCCGAGCGACAGCCTCG CTTCATTGTATATAGCTATAAATATCAACACGACGATGGAAGAGTTTCATATCCCTTGTGCTTTATTTTCTCCAGTCCTGTCG GATGTAAGCCGGAGCAACAGATGATGTACGCTGGAAGCAAGAATAAACTGGTTCAGACAGCTGAACTTACAAAG GTATTTGAAATCCGAAATACCGAAGACTTAACTGAAGAATGGTTACGGGAGaaactgggctttttccactaa